GCGCGCTGGTAGGCCGACTCGGCCGCGTCGCGGTCGCCGGCAGCCAGGCTCTCGCGCACGCGCCGGGCGTGCGTCTTCAGCGCGGAGCGGACCGACTTGTTGCGCATCCGGGCCGCCTCGTTCTGCCGGTTCCGCTTGATCTGGGACTTGATGTTCGCCAACGAGGTACCTCTCCCGTGAGGGCAGCAGTGCTTGATCAGGAGGCTCGGCCGGCACGGCCCCGTCCCGCGGGAGGGCCGCGCGCCGTCGAGGACAACCGTGAGACGGTAGCACACCCGTTCCGAGCGGCTCAATCACCGCGGCGGGCGCTGCCTGCGGCGATGGTATGCTCGCCATCCGGCCGGGCACCCGGGGACGCGGCCCAGCGGCCCGTCCCCGGCACCACGCACCACCCCTCCGCCAATGACCACAGACCTCGCGCGCCTGCGCAACTTCTGCATCATCGCCCACATCGACCACGGCAAGTCGACCCTGGCCGACCGCCTGCTCGACCTCACCCACGCGGTCAGCGAGCGCCAGATGCGCGCCCAGTACCTGGACAAGATGGACCTCGAGCGCGAGCGCGGGATCACCATCAAGGCCCAGGCCGTGCGCCTGTCCTACACCGCCGCCGACGGGCTCGACTACGTGCTGAACCTGATCGACACGCCCGGGCACGTCGACTTCACCTACGAGGTCTCGCGCGCGCTGGCCGCCTGCGAGGGCGCCGTGCTGCTCGTGGACGCCGCCCAGGGCATCGAGGCCCAGACGCTGGCCAACCTCTACCTGGCCCTCGAGGCCGACCTGGCGATCATCCCGGTGATCAACAAGATCGACCTGCCCGCCGCCCAGCCCGAGCGGGTCGCGCGCGAGATCGAGCAGGTGGTCGGCATTCCAGCCGCCGACATGCTGCGCGTGTCGGCCAAGACCGGGCAGGGCGTGCCCGACCTGCTCGAGGCGGTCGTGCGCCGGGTGCCGCCGCCGACCGGCGACCCGGACGCGCCAGCCCGGGGGCTGGTGTTCGACTCGCTCTACGACCCCTACCGGGGCGTCATCACCTACGTGCGCATGGTCGACGGCCGGCTGGCCCGCAACGACCGGGTCCGCATGATGGCGACCGGCGGGGTGTCGGAGGCCGAGGAGGTGGGGGTGTTCGCGCCCGAGGCGGTGGTCACCGCCGACCTCGCCGCCGGCGAGGTCGGCTACCTCATCCCCGGGGTCAAGGACGTGCGCCAGGCCAGCGTGGGGGAGACCGTGACCACGGCCGCCCGCCCGGCCGCCGAGCCGCTGCCCGGCTACCGGGAGCCCCGGCCGATGGTGTACTCGGGGCTCTACCCGATCGAGGGGGACGACTTCCCCGACCTGCGCGAGGCGCTCGACAAGCTCCGCCTCAACGACGCGGCCCTAGTCTACGAGCCGGAGTCCTCGACCGCCCTCGGGTTCGGCTTCCGCTGCGGGTTCCTCGGGCTGCTGCACATGGACATCGTGCGCGAGCGCCTCGAGCGCGAGTTCGACCTCGCCCTGATCACCACCGCGCCGAACGTGGCCTACCGGGTGTCGACGGTGACCGGGGAGACGGTGATGGTGTCCAACCCCAGCGAGCTGCCCGAGCCGAACGCGATCCTGCGCATCGAGGAGCCGTACGTCGCCGCCATGGTGCTCTGCCCGTCCGACTACATCGGCGCGGTCATGGAGCTGTGCCAGAGCCGCCGGGGCGTCCTGGACACCATGGAGTACCTGTCCGAGGAGCGGGTGGAGCTGCGCTACCAGCTCCCGCTGGCCGAGATCATCTTCGACTTCTTCGACCAGCTGAAGTCGAGGACGCGCGGGTACGCCTCGCTCGACTACGAGCCGAGCGGCTACCGGGAGGCCAGCCTGGTCAAGGTCGACCTGCTGCTGCAGGGCGAGCCGGTCGACGCGTTCTCAGCCATCGTCCACAGGGACAAGGCGTACGCGTACGGGCGGGCCATGGCGACCAGGCTCAAGCAGCTCATCCCGCGGCAGCTGTACGAGGTGGCCATCCAGGCCGCGATCGGCTCGCGGGTGATCGCCAGGGAGACGATCTCCGCCCGGCGCAAGGACGTGCTGGCCAAGTGCTACGGCGGCGACATCACCCGCAAGCGCAAGCTGCTGGAGAAGCAGAAGGAAGGCAAGCGGAAGATGAAGCAGATCGGCCGGGTCGAGGTGCCCCAGGAGGCGTTCGTGGCCGCCCTCAGGACCGATGAGAGCTAGCACCACGACACCCGAGGTCGGCCCGATCCATCGGGGGGGCAGATGGCGCCTCCCCGAACCCTCCCTGGCTCCCGCTCCGGCATCGGCCCCCCGGGTTGGCGCCGGCCTCGACGAGCACGGTGCGAGCCTGCACCGGTCCGCAAGGCGGTCGCTTTTCGGTGTGTACGTGCATGTGCCGTTCTGCCTGACCCGCTGCCACTACTGCGACTTCGTCACCTACACCGGCATGGAGGGGCTGCGCCGTCCCTACGCGGCCGCGCTGCTGGCCGAGGCCGAGCTGGCCACGGCCGCCCTGGGTCCGGAGACCGGACAGGTGGTCACCAGCGTGTTCGTGGGCGGGGGCACGCCCACCCTGCTGCCCCCGGGCGACCTCGCCCGGGTGCTCGACCGGCTCCGCGAACTGCTCGAGGTCGCGCCCGACGCCGAGGTCACCGTCGAGGCCAACCCGGAGACCGTCGACCGGGCGGTCGCCGACGGGCTGGCCGCGGCCGGGGTGACCCGGGTGTCGATGGGGGCCCAGAGCTTCGACGACCGCGTGCTCGACGCTCTGGGCCGGCCGCACGGGGCCGCCCAGACCGGCCGGGCGGTGGCGGCGCTGCGCGCGGCCGGAATCGAGGCGGTCAACCTCGACCTGATCTTCGGCTGCCCGCACGAGGACGAGGCCTCCTGGGCAGCCAGCCTGGCTGCCGCGGTCGGGCTCGGCCCGGAGCACCTGTCGGCCTACGCGCTCACCATCGAGCCGGCCACCAAGTTCGGCCGGCTGGTGGCCAGCGGCCGCATGGCCGGACCGGACGAGGACCTGCTGGCCGACCGCTACGAGACTACCTGCGCCACCCTGGCCGGGGCCGGCTACCGCCACTACGAGGTGTCCAACTGGGCCCGCGACGACCCCCGGCGCGCGGCCGGGCCCCTGCCCGCCCGGGCCAGCCGGCACAACCTCACCTACTGGCGGCGCGGCGCGTACCTCGGGCTCGGCGCCGGGGCGCACGAGTTCACCGGCGGGGTCCGGCGCTGGAACGTCCCTGGCGTGCCCGAGTACCTGGCCGCGGTCGCAGACGGCCGGCGCCCGACCGCCGGGCAGGAGCAGCTGTCGACCGCACAGGCCGCGTTCGAGCTGCTCGCCCTGCGGCTGCGCACCGCCGACGGCCTCGACCCGGCCGAGGCCCGCGAGCTCGGGGTGGACCCGGACGGGGCCGAGGTCGCCGAGCTGCGCGCCGCCGGCCTGCTCGCCAGCGGCCCCCGGGTCGCCCTCACCGAGCCCGGCATGTTCCTGCATGGCGAGGTCGTGACCCGCCTCGCCAGCTGAGCAGGACACCAGCAGCTCTGCCCGTAACCCGCCCGGGTGGAGGCGCCGCCGGTGGCCGCCCCGGTGGCTGAGCAGGACACCAGCAGCTCGGCGTCGACGACCGGACCGCCGCGGTCACCCGGGCGCTGGAGCGCGGCCTGCTGCCCATGCCCCGGCGCCAGCGGTAGCCCCGCGGCAGCGGCGGCCCCCGGCGGGTGTGGTGGCCCCCGGCGGGTGTGGTGGCCCCCGGCGGGGGCGGTGGCCCCCGGCGGGGGCGGTAGCCTTCGGCGGCGGCAGCAGCGGTAGCCCCAGGCGGCAGCGGTGGCCCAGGGTCGTCCTGGTCATCACTCCCCCAGGCAGAGTGCTACTCTGCCGGTGGGAAGGACGGCCATGAACCTCGATGACCGAAAGGCGCGGCTGCTGCGCGCCGTCGTGCACGATTTCATCCAGACCGCCGAGCCGGTGGGGTCCAAGACCCTGGCCGAGCGCTACGCCTTGGGGGTGTCCGCTGCGACCATCCGCAACGAGCTCGCCACCCTTGAGGAGCAGGGCTACCTGAGCCACCCGCACACCAGCGCGGGCCGGGTCCCCACCGATCGTGGCTACCGCTTCTACGTCGACTCGCTGTCGGGAGTCGGCAAGCTGGCGCGTGCCCAGGAGGAGGCGATCGTGCGGTACTTCGAGGGCGCCGCCGACCTCGAAGAGACCCTGCGCCGGACCTCGGTGCTGCTCGCCAGCTTGACCCGCTACACGGCCATGGTGGCCCCGCCCTCGCTCGACCGCTCCCGCGTCCGCCACGTCGAGCTCATCGGCCTGGGACGCCACGTCATCATGATGGTGCTCATCATGGACACCGGCCGGGTCGAGAAGCGCCTGGTCGAGACGGCCAGCGAGGTGAGCGCCAGCGACCTCGAGGACCTGCGCCGCCAGCTCAACGAGACGCTCGTCGGCGAACGGCTGGACCGGGCCGAGCTGGTCCTGTCCGCCATGGCCCAGGAGGTCCCCCCGCACCGCCAGGTCCTGTTCACCACCCTGGTCAACGCGATCGGCCAGGTGGTCGGCGACCAGACCAGCGAGCGGGTCTGGGTCGGCGGCCAGGCCCACATCGCCGGGCCGGGCGGGTTCGACGGCATCGAGACCGTGCACCGCGTCTACCAGGCGCTCGAGCAGCAGGTGCTGGTCCTGCGCCTGCTCCAGGCCGCTCTCGGCAAGGACCGGGTGTCGGTCATCATCGGGGCGGAGAACCCGGTGGAGGGCATGGAGGCCTGCTCGTTCGTGACCTCGACCTATCTGGCCGGCGACGCGGCCGGCAGCATCGGGGTGCTCGGCCCGACCAGGATGGACTATCTGCGCGCCATGGCGGCGGTCCAGGCCGTCGCCGGGTACCTTGGCGACGTGCTCGACGACGTCGGGTGAGGCACGCTGTGGCATCGTTCCGGATGACGCTTGCAAGGTCGAGGGGAGACGGGTGACCGACTACTACGCGGTGCTCGGCGTCGGCCGCGATGCCACGTCCGACGAGATCAAGCGCGCCTACCGGAAGCTGGCACGCCAGTACCACCCGGACGTCAACGGCGGCGACGCCGCCGCCGAGGAGCGCATCAAGGAGGTCAACCGGGCCTACAGCGTGCTCAGCGACCCCGAGAAACGGCAGCGCTACGACGCCTACGGCGAGGCGGGCATGGACAGCCAGGGGCCGTCCATGGGCGACCCGTTCGGCTTCGGCTTCGGCACCTTCGACGAGGTGGTCCGGGAGTTCTTCGGCGGCGGCGACCCCTTCGTCGGACGGGGCCGGCGCCGGTCCCGCTCCCGCCGCGGCGAGGACGTGGAGGAGCGGCTCTCGCTGGAGTTCACCGAGGCCGTGTTCGGCGCGTCCAGAGACCTCGAGTACGTGGCAGCCATCGGCTGCCCGCGCTGCCACGCCAGCGGCGCCGAGCCGGGCACCGAGCCGACCGTCTGCCGCACCTGCCACGGCAGCGGCCAGCAGCGCACCGTGCGCCAGTCCCTGCTCGGCCAGCTCG
This portion of the Actinomycetes bacterium genome encodes:
- the lepA gene encoding translation elongation factor 4 — translated: MTTDLARLRNFCIIAHIDHGKSTLADRLLDLTHAVSERQMRAQYLDKMDLERERGITIKAQAVRLSYTAADGLDYVLNLIDTPGHVDFTYEVSRALAACEGAVLLVDAAQGIEAQTLANLYLALEADLAIIPVINKIDLPAAQPERVAREIEQVVGIPAADMLRVSAKTGQGVPDLLEAVVRRVPPPTGDPDAPARGLVFDSLYDPYRGVITYVRMVDGRLARNDRVRMMATGGVSEAEEVGVFAPEAVVTADLAAGEVGYLIPGVKDVRQASVGETVTTAARPAAEPLPGYREPRPMVYSGLYPIEGDDFPDLREALDKLRLNDAALVYEPESSTALGFGFRCGFLGLLHMDIVRERLEREFDLALITTAPNVAYRVSTVTGETVMVSNPSELPEPNAILRIEEPYVAAMVLCPSDYIGAVMELCQSRRGVLDTMEYLSEERVELRYQLPLAEIIFDFFDQLKSRTRGYASLDYEPSGYREASLVKVDLLLQGEPVDAFSAIVHRDKAYAYGRAMATRLKQLIPRQLYEVAIQAAIGSRVIARETISARRKDVLAKCYGGDITRKRKLLEKQKEGKRKMKQIGRVEVPQEAFVAALRTDES
- the rpsT gene encoding 30S ribosomal protein S20; amino-acid sequence: MANIKSQIKRNRQNEAARMRNKSVRSALKTHARRVRESLAAGDRDAAESAYQRAARAYDKAASKGVIHRNNAANHKSRLAKAVNDQGE
- the hrcA gene encoding heat-inducible transcriptional repressor HrcA; amino-acid sequence: MNLDDRKARLLRAVVHDFIQTAEPVGSKTLAERYALGVSAATIRNELATLEEQGYLSHPHTSAGRVPTDRGYRFYVDSLSGVGKLARAQEEAIVRYFEGAADLEETLRRTSVLLASLTRYTAMVAPPSLDRSRVRHVELIGLGRHVIMMVLIMDTGRVEKRLVETASEVSASDLEDLRRQLNETLVGERLDRAELVLSAMAQEVPPHRQVLFTTLVNAIGQVVGDQTSERVWVGGQAHIAGPGGFDGIETVHRVYQALEQQVLVLRLLQAALGKDRVSVIIGAENPVEGMEACSFVTSTYLAGDAAGSIGVLGPTRMDYLRAMAAVQAVAGYLGDVLDDVG
- the hemW gene encoding radical SAM family heme chaperone HemW, encoding MYVHVPFCLTRCHYCDFVTYTGMEGLRRPYAAALLAEAELATAALGPETGQVVTSVFVGGGTPTLLPPGDLARVLDRLRELLEVAPDAEVTVEANPETVDRAVADGLAAAGVTRVSMGAQSFDDRVLDALGRPHGAAQTGRAVAALRAAGIEAVNLDLIFGCPHEDEASWAASLAAAVGLGPEHLSAYALTIEPATKFGRLVASGRMAGPDEDLLADRYETTCATLAGAGYRHYEVSNWARDDPRRAAGPLPARASRHNLTYWRRGAYLGLGAGAHEFTGGVRRWNVPGVPEYLAAVADGRRPTAGQEQLSTAQAAFELLALRLRTADGLDPAEARELGVDPDGAEVAELRAAGLLASGPRVALTEPGMFLHGEVVTRLAS